A single genomic interval of Aegicerativicinus sediminis harbors:
- a CDS encoding ABC-F family ATP-binding cassette domain-containing protein, with product MLSVSNLSVQFGKRILFDEVNTTFTKGNCYGIIGANGAGKSTFLKILSKKMDPTSGHVHLEPGKRMSVLEQNHNLYDDHTVLETVIMGNTHLHEIKTELDALYADYSDENADKIGELQVQFEEMNGWNADSDAAALLSNLGITEDLHYMQMADLDGKQKVRVLLAQALFGNPDVLIMDEPTNDLDYETITWLENFLANYDNCVIVVSHDRHFLDAVCTHISDIDFGKINHYSGNYTFWYESSQLAARQRAQQNKKAEEKKKELEEFIRRFSANVAKSKQATSRKKMIEKLNISDIKPSSRRYPAIIFEREREAGDQILNIENLSSTLDGEILFQNIHLNLNKGEKVVVYSKDSRATTAFYEIINGKLKADSGKFEWGITTTQSYLPLDNSQFFENQLSLVDWLRQWAKTEEEREEVYIRGFLGKMLFSGDEALKKSNVLSGGEKVRCMLSRMMMLRANVLMLDEPTNHLDLESITAFNNSLKNFKGTVMLTTHDHEFAQTVGNRIIELTPSGVIDRYMTFDEYMNDPKIREHRDKMYAVGV from the coding sequence ATGTTATCGGTATCTAATCTATCAGTTCAATTCGGGAAAAGAATTCTTTTTGATGAAGTGAACACCACCTTCACCAAAGGCAACTGCTATGGCATTATTGGGGCCAATGGTGCTGGTAAGTCCACCTTCCTTAAAATTCTTTCCAAGAAAATGGACCCTACTTCAGGACATGTTCATTTGGAGCCGGGCAAGCGTATGTCTGTTTTAGAACAGAACCATAATCTATATGACGATCATACTGTTCTCGAAACTGTGATAATGGGTAATACCCATCTACATGAAATTAAGACCGAATTAGATGCATTGTATGCAGATTATTCAGATGAAAATGCTGATAAGATTGGAGAGCTACAAGTGCAGTTTGAGGAAATGAATGGATGGAATGCCGATAGCGATGCAGCGGCACTACTTTCTAATTTAGGTATTACCGAGGATTTGCATTACATGCAAATGGCAGATCTAGATGGTAAGCAAAAGGTTAGGGTGTTATTGGCCCAAGCTTTATTTGGTAATCCAGATGTCCTAATTATGGATGAACCTACCAACGATTTAGATTATGAAACTATTACTTGGTTGGAAAATTTCTTGGCTAATTATGATAACTGCGTTATAGTTGTATCGCACGATCGACATTTTTTAGATGCGGTTTGTACACATATATCAGATATTGATTTTGGAAAGATTAATCATTATTCCGGAAACTACACTTTTTGGTATGAAAGTTCGCAACTCGCTGCAAGACAAAGAGCGCAACAAAACAAAAAAGCAGAGGAAAAGAAAAAGGAGTTGGAAGAGTTTATCCGACGTTTTTCTGCTAATGTGGCAAAATCCAAACAAGCTACAAGTAGGAAGAAAATGATTGAAAAGCTCAATATTTCAGATATTAAACCAAGTAGCAGAAGATACCCTGCAATTATTTTTGAAAGAGAGAGAGAGGCAGGTGATCAAATATTGAATATAGAAAACCTTTCCTCAACATTAGATGGTGAAATTCTTTTTCAAAACATTCATCTTAATCTCAACAAAGGGGAAAAGGTTGTAGTGTATTCTAAAGATAGTCGTGCAACAACAGCTTTTTATGAAATTATAAATGGCAAGCTCAAAGCCGATTCTGGTAAATTTGAATGGGGAATTACAACCACACAATCTTATTTGCCGCTAGATAACAGCCAATTCTTTGAAAATCAATTATCCCTTGTGGATTGGTTACGTCAATGGGCAAAAACCGAAGAGGAGCGTGAAGAGGTTTATATTCGTGGTTTTCTAGGAAAAATGCTTTTTAGTGGTGATGAAGCTTTGAAAAAATCGAATGTGCTTTCGGGAGGAGAAAAAGTTCGATGTATGCTAAGTAGAATGATGATGTTAAGGGCTAACGTATTAATGTTGGACGAGCCTACCAATCATCTCGATTTAGAGAGTATTACGGCATTCAATAATTCGCTTAAAAATTTCAAGGGTACAGTAATGTTAACTACCCACGACCATGAATTCGCCCAAACAGTAGGAAATCGAATTATTGAACTAACTCCTTCTGGGGTGATAGACCGTTACATGACTTTCGATGAATATATGAATGATCCTAAAATACGTGAACATCGTGACAAGATGTACGCGGTGGGAGTTTAA
- a CDS encoding TlpA family protein disulfide reductase, with protein sequence MMKFWTGFLAVLIFYSCNFSEKEVSKTYFGGQIINPKTDYVLFYQLLNSNYKVKDTFRLDANNKFFHTFENLPPGLYSFDHGNEFQNVYLDPNDSIWFRLNTNDFDESLVFSGNGSKKNNYLLKLYMDHENMLRSLRQSSKMEPEDYLRFIDSIRKEEIEDLKSFVTDKPQTEGFYEIAKANIDFSFYKHKEYYPFGHYGSRALTHYQDLPSDFYAYRDSINFNDEKLSEVRYYLSYLEDYFMNASLEEIYQNEHNHIVFDQKSLSYNLRQLELIDSIIDHKNIKNYILQKKAVDYIRNVDDDLKNISIANKYFALSSEDQTVKDLVKQLVDAKAALKPGNLLPNVELYNLNGDSVNLHDLTRDKITLIYFWYVDFKSQGIGNHDKASEIKEQYPGLNIVSIDYSREPLNHWQSQMKNWPIKHLTEMKFKDPIKGNLTLDAGLNKIILVNKKGKILNSNLRLYSKELATVLERLTKIN encoded by the coding sequence ATGATGAAATTCTGGACCGGATTCTTAGCAGTCCTGATATTTTATTCTTGTAATTTTTCCGAAAAGGAAGTCTCAAAGACTTATTTCGGCGGCCAGATAATCAATCCCAAAACCGATTATGTGCTGTTTTACCAATTGCTTAATTCTAATTATAAAGTCAAGGACACTTTTAGGTTAGATGCTAACAATAAATTTTTTCACACTTTTGAGAATCTTCCCCCAGGTCTTTATTCTTTTGATCATGGCAATGAATTTCAGAATGTTTATTTAGACCCAAATGACAGTATATGGTTTAGGTTGAATACAAACGATTTTGATGAATCTCTGGTTTTCAGCGGTAACGGTTCTAAAAAGAATAATTATTTATTGAAGCTTTATATGGATCATGAAAATATGCTGAGATCCTTACGGCAGTCCTCCAAAATGGAACCTGAAGATTATTTAAGATTTATAGATTCCATTAGAAAGGAAGAAATTGAAGATTTAAAATCTTTTGTTACAGACAAGCCACAGACTGAAGGTTTCTATGAGATTGCAAAGGCCAATATTGATTTTTCATTTTATAAACACAAAGAATATTATCCTTTTGGACATTATGGATCAAGGGCACTAACCCATTACCAAGATCTTCCCTCAGATTTTTATGCCTATCGTGATTCAATCAACTTTAACGATGAAAAATTGAGTGAGGTTAGGTATTATTTATCGTATTTGGAAGATTATTTTATGAATGCCTCCCTTGAAGAAATTTATCAAAACGAGCACAATCATATTGTTTTTGACCAAAAATCACTTTCATACAATTTAAGGCAATTGGAACTCATTGATAGCATAATTGATCACAAGAATATTAAAAATTACATACTTCAAAAAAAGGCAGTAGATTATATCCGGAATGTTGATGATGACCTCAAAAATATTTCCATTGCCAATAAATATTTTGCTTTAAGCTCTGAGGATCAGACTGTAAAGGATTTAGTGAAACAATTAGTAGATGCCAAAGCCGCACTTAAACCTGGTAATCTCCTTCCTAATGTTGAATTATATAATTTAAATGGGGACAGTGTAAATTTACATGATCTAACTAGAGATAAAATTACATTGATCTATTTTTGGTATGTAGATTTTAAAAGTCAAGGTATCGGTAACCATGACAAAGCCTCTGAAATAAAAGAACAATATCCTGGACTTAATATAGTTTCAATCGATTATAGCAGAGAACCCCTAAATCATTGGCAAAGTCAAATGAAAAATTGGCCCATAAAGCATTTAACCGAAATGAAATTTAAAGATCCTATAAAAGGCAATCTAACCTTGGATGCGGGTCTAAACAAAATTATTTTGGTAAATAAAAAAGGGAAAATTTTAAATTCTAACCTAAGACTTTATTCGAAAGAATTAGCGACAGTTTTAGAACGACTAACTAAAATTAATTAG
- the fsa gene encoding fructose-6-phosphate aldolase, giving the protein MKFFIDTANLDQIREAQDMGILDGVTTNPSLMAKEGITGTDNIMKHYVNICKIVDGDVSAEVIATDFEGMIREGEALADLHEQIVVKLPMIKDGVKACKYFTDKGVKTNVTLVFSPGQALLAAKAGATYVSPFLGRLDDISTDGLHLISEIRHIYDNYDFETQILAASIRHTMHVIDCAKLGADVMTGPLSSITGLLSHPLTDIGLEKFLADYKKGNN; this is encoded by the coding sequence ATGAAGTTTTTTATTGATACCGCTAATTTAGATCAGATACGTGAAGCCCAAGATATGGGAATTTTGGATGGTGTTACAACCAACCCATCCCTAATGGCAAAGGAAGGTATAACCGGTACCGATAATATCATGAAACATTATGTGAACATTTGTAAAATTGTTGATGGTGATGTTTCTGCTGAGGTTATTGCAACCGATTTTGAGGGAATGATAAGGGAAGGAGAAGCCTTGGCCGATTTACATGAACAAATTGTTGTGAAATTGCCAATGATTAAGGATGGCGTAAAAGCATGTAAATACTTCACTGATAAAGGTGTAAAAACTAATGTAACTTTGGTTTTTTCTCCAGGACAGGCGTTATTGGCTGCTAAAGCTGGAGCCACTTATGTTTCTCCATTTCTAGGAAGATTAGATGATATTTCAACAGATGGGTTACATCTTATCTCTGAAATAAGACATATTTATGATAACTACGATTTCGAAACACAAATTTTAGCTGCTTCAATTAGACATACAATGCATGTGATAGATTGTGCAAAGTTAGGAGCAGATGTAATGACGGGTCCACTAAGTTCAATTACTGGATTATTAAGTCATCCACTTACCGACATAGGTTTAGAGAAATTTTTGGCGGATTATAAAAAGGGTAATAACTAA
- a CDS encoding SDR family oxidoreductase, giving the protein MDKVILITGASSGIGKTMAIYLTTKGYKVYGSSRTPEKHGTEVFPLLRMDVNDVASIYNCIDEVLKKEGRIDVLVNNAGAGITGPIEEIPDEEIRRNFNTNFFGPLNVMKSVLPSMRKNNGGTIINITSLAGYMGLPYRGIYSANKGALEIITESLSMELKDFNINVVSLAPGDFATNIAAGRYHAPVLKNSPYELPYGNILKSINEHVDDGEDPILVARQIEKIITSEKPNIHYKVGSFLQKFSIVLKRILPDRIYERMLLNHYKL; this is encoded by the coding sequence ATGGATAAAGTTATTTTAATTACTGGAGCGTCATCAGGCATTGGTAAAACGATGGCCATATATTTAACCACAAAAGGTTATAAGGTATATGGGAGTAGTCGTACACCAGAAAAACATGGAACTGAGGTGTTTCCTCTTTTAAGAATGGACGTAAATGATGTTGCCTCCATTTATAATTGTATTGATGAAGTTTTAAAGAAGGAGGGAAGAATTGATGTTCTTGTCAATAATGCAGGTGCAGGAATAACTGGACCTATTGAGGAAATTCCGGATGAGGAAATCAGAAGGAATTTCAATACTAATTTTTTTGGTCCCTTAAATGTTATGAAATCCGTTTTGCCGTCTATGCGAAAGAATAATGGTGGAACCATAATTAATATTACTTCCTTGGCAGGTTATATGGGATTGCCATATAGGGGTATTTATAGCGCCAATAAAGGTGCTTTAGAAATTATAACTGAATCCTTGAGCATGGAATTAAAAGATTTTAATATCAATGTTGTAAGTCTTGCTCCTGGAGATTTTGCTACCAACATCGCTGCTGGTAGATATCATGCACCGGTTTTAAAAAATTCTCCTTATGAATTGCCTTATGGAAATATACTAAAGTCTATAAATGAACATGTCGATGATGGTGAAGACCCTATTTTAGTTGCCCGTCAAATTGAAAAGATAATTACCTCGGAAAAACCAAACATTCATTATAAAGTAGGCTCTTTTTTACAAAAGTTTTCCATAGTACTGAAGCGCATCCTTCCAGATCGAATATACGAAAGGATGTTATTAAACCATTACAAGTTATAA
- a CDS encoding glutaminyl-peptide cyclotransferase yields MPSHKFFIITICAIFINCGGTDNTKYFRLSTNGTKNTFQLGDTLKLNVQVLKDKSPSDITYFLNEEKISPNYVLENVRLGQNQIKAIVNSDESSETLESSITILNNKSPRIPSFEVVNVYPHDITSYTQGLEFHQDTLYESTGQYGESKLRKLNFETGEVYKEIKLDDSKFGEGLTILNNKIYQLTWRSNIGYVYDISTFDRIQSFTYHTSKEGWGLCNDGKMLYKSDGTDNIWNLNPVNLKEEGKIEVYTNKGRIESLNELEWVKGKIYANIYQRNGVAVIDPTNGAVEAVIDCSSLKEKVSQHPKLDVLNGIAYHPVRNTFFVTGKRWDKLFEIRLIDN; encoded by the coding sequence ATGCCCTCGCACAAATTTTTTATCATTACTATTTGCGCTATTTTCATAAATTGCGGCGGAACCGATAATACCAAGTATTTCAGATTAAGCACCAATGGAACAAAAAATACCTTCCAACTTGGTGACACACTGAAATTGAATGTCCAGGTATTAAAGGATAAAAGTCCTTCTGATATTACTTACTTTCTCAATGAAGAGAAAATTAGCCCTAATTACGTTTTAGAAAATGTTCGTTTAGGACAAAATCAAATAAAGGCAATTGTAAATTCAGACGAATCGTCCGAAACTTTAGAAAGTTCCATTACCATTTTAAATAATAAATCCCCCAGGATTCCATCATTTGAAGTGGTTAATGTGTATCCTCACGATATAACTTCCTATACTCAAGGCCTAGAATTCCATCAGGACACTTTGTACGAAAGCACAGGACAATATGGTGAGTCTAAATTGCGTAAACTAAATTTTGAAACTGGTGAGGTTTACAAAGAAATTAAATTGGATGATTCAAAATTTGGTGAGGGATTAACGATTTTAAATAACAAAATTTATCAGTTGACATGGCGTTCTAATATCGGTTATGTATACGACATTAGTACATTCGACAGAATCCAATCGTTCACCTACCACACCAGTAAAGAAGGATGGGGACTATGCAACGACGGTAAAATGCTATACAAATCTGATGGCACCGATAATATTTGGAATCTCAATCCAGTAAATTTAAAGGAAGAAGGTAAAATTGAAGTTTACACCAATAAAGGTAGGATTGAAAGTTTAAATGAACTGGAGTGGGTAAAAGGGAAAATTTACGCCAATATTTACCAAAGGAATGGTGTTGCGGTAATTGATCCAACTAACGGTGCGGTCGAAGCAGTTATCGATTGTTCATCCTTAAAAGAAAAGGTGAGTCAACATCCCAAATTAGACGTTCTTAATGGTATTGCATACCACCCTGTTAGAAATACATTTTTTGTTACAGGAAAGCGTTGGGACAAACTCTTTGAAATACGATTAATAGACAATTAA
- a CDS encoding acyl-CoA thioesterase: protein MNVFEQEIKVTKEHLDSLNHVNNVQYVQWVQDMAAAHWVRQSNKELNEQYFWVLIDHHIHYKGQAVLGDVVTAKTYVEKSEGVISHRVVEFYKKEDILICKSETQWCLISRSNLRPNRIPNLIVDLFS from the coding sequence ATGAACGTATTTGAACAGGAAATCAAGGTTACGAAGGAACACTTAGACAGTTTAAATCACGTTAATAATGTTCAATACGTTCAATGGGTACAAGATATGGCTGCCGCACATTGGGTACGACAGTCCAATAAGGAACTTAATGAACAGTATTTTTGGGTATTAATTGACCATCATATCCACTATAAAGGACAAGCGGTTTTAGGTGATGTTGTGACAGCTAAGACTTATGTTGAAAAATCAGAAGGTGTCATCTCTCACAGAGTGGTTGAATTTTATAAAAAGGAAGACATCCTTATCTGTAAAAGTGAAACTCAGTGGTGCCTAATTTCAAGAAGCAACCTTAGGCCAAATCGAATCCCAAATCTCATTGTAGATCTTTTTAGTTAA
- the glyA gene encoding serine hydroxymethyltransferase, producing the protein MQRDEQIFELIAAEKERQLNGLELIASENFVSQQVMEAAGSVLTNKYAEGYPGKRYYGGCEVVDEVEQIAIERAKTLFGAEWVNVQPHSGSQANTAVFAACLQPGDKILGFDLSHGGHLTHGSPVNFSGKLYSPVFYGVEKETGTLNYDKIQEIALKEKPQLIIAGASAYSRDLDFKRFREIADSVNAILMADISHPAGLIAKGVLNDPLPHCHIVTTTTHKTLRGPRGGMIMIGKDFDNPFGLTLKNGSLKKMSSLLDSAVFPGNQGGPLEHIIAAKAIAFGEALTDDFMHYVVQVKKNANRMAEALVSKGYNIISDGTDNHMMLIDLRNKDISGKDAEQALVKADITVNKNMVPFDDKSPFVTSGIRIGTAAVTTRGLKESDMDLIVELIDEVICNHTNDTKIEQVAEKVNALMGERPLFVG; encoded by the coding sequence ATGCAAAGAGACGAGCAGATTTTTGAACTTATTGCCGCTGAAAAAGAACGTCAGTTAAACGGTTTAGAATTAATCGCATCAGAAAACTTCGTTAGCCAGCAGGTTATGGAAGCTGCGGGATCAGTTCTTACAAATAAATATGCTGAAGGATATCCGGGTAAGAGATATTATGGAGGTTGTGAGGTTGTGGACGAAGTTGAACAAATAGCGATTGAAAGGGCAAAAACTTTGTTTGGGGCAGAATGGGTTAATGTTCAACCACATTCTGGAAGTCAAGCTAATACTGCTGTATTTGCTGCCTGCCTTCAACCCGGAGATAAAATTTTAGGTTTTGATCTTTCGCACGGAGGACATCTTACCCATGGCTCTCCTGTAAATTTTTCTGGTAAATTGTATTCCCCTGTATTTTATGGTGTTGAGAAGGAAACAGGGACACTCAATTACGATAAAATTCAAGAAATTGCTTTAAAAGAAAAACCACAATTGATTATTGCTGGGGCATCTGCCTACTCGAGGGATCTTGATTTTAAAAGGTTTAGAGAAATTGCTGATAGTGTTAATGCTATTTTAATGGCCGACATTTCACATCCGGCTGGCTTAATAGCAAAGGGAGTTTTAAATGATCCTCTTCCCCATTGCCATATTGTAACAACTACTACCCATAAAACATTGCGTGGCCCTAGAGGTGGTATGATAATGATTGGTAAAGATTTTGACAATCCATTTGGGTTAACATTGAAAAATGGTTCCCTCAAAAAAATGTCATCATTATTAGATTCAGCTGTTTTCCCAGGAAATCAAGGTGGCCCATTGGAGCATATAATTGCAGCTAAGGCGATAGCTTTTGGAGAGGCATTAACAGATGACTTCATGCATTATGTGGTTCAGGTGAAGAAAAATGCAAATAGAATGGCAGAGGCTTTAGTATCCAAAGGTTATAATATTATTTCTGATGGAACCGATAATCACATGATGTTAATTGACCTTAGAAATAAGGATATTTCTGGTAAGGATGCAGAGCAGGCTCTTGTAAAAGCAGATATTACTGTAAACAAAAATATGGTGCCTTTTGATGATAAATCACCATTTGTAACGTCTGGTATTAGGATTGGTACAGCAGCCGTTACCACCCGTGGATTAAAGGAATCAGATATGGATTTAATAGTTGAGCTGATTGATGAGGTAATCTGTAATCACACAAACGATACAAAAATTGAGCAGGTTGCTGAAAAAGTTAATGCATTAATGGGGGAGCGACCCTTATTTGTAGGTTAA
- the fahA gene encoding fumarylacetoacetase — protein MSVSANNPDRTSWLHVSKNSDFPIQNIPFGVFLTRDDIITIGTRIGDTAIDLGALHQLGYFDGIALTDDIFLQDSLNDFIADGRKTWRAVRNRIAEIFDSNNKTLKNNTKHKERILFRLDEIEMQLPVQIGDYTDFYSSIEHATNVGSMFRDPDNALLPNWLHIPVGYHGRSSSIIPSGIPVHRPQGQILPPNSDTPIFSPSKMVDFELEMAFITTDANDLGEPIPIGEAEEYIFGLVMLNDWSARDIQKWEYVPLGPFLAKNFASSISPWIVTLDALEPFRVPGPKPLKKQLPYLQYKGSKSYDIHLEVAIRPKSAKELVVSKTNFKYMYWNMSQQLAHHTINGCPVNSGDMMGSGTISGPTPDSYGSMLELTWKGEKPIILKDGKQRTFIEDFDTVIMRGHCEKDGTRIGFGEISTQLLPVFKK, from the coding sequence ATGTCTGTATCAGCGAATAATCCTGATAGAACCTCTTGGTTGCATGTGAGTAAAAATTCCGATTTTCCTATACAGAATATTCCGTTTGGGGTATTTCTTACAAGAGATGATATTATAACCATTGGAACCCGCATAGGTGATACCGCTATTGATCTTGGGGCCTTACACCAACTAGGCTATTTTGATGGTATTGCATTAACAGATGATATTTTTCTGCAGGATTCTTTAAACGACTTTATCGCAGATGGTCGAAAAACATGGAGAGCCGTTCGAAATAGAATTGCAGAAATTTTTGATAGCAATAACAAAACGCTAAAAAACAATACTAAACATAAGGAACGTATTCTTTTCAGGTTAGATGAAATTGAAATGCAGTTACCAGTACAGATTGGGGATTATACCGATTTTTACTCAAGTATTGAACATGCTACCAATGTGGGAAGCATGTTTAGGGATCCAGATAACGCCTTATTACCCAACTGGCTTCATATTCCGGTGGGTTATCATGGTCGTAGTTCCTCAATAATTCCTTCCGGAATACCGGTACACCGACCACAAGGACAAATTTTACCTCCTAATAGTGATACTCCAATTTTTTCACCTTCAAAAATGGTGGATTTTGAATTGGAAATGGCTTTCATAACTACTGATGCTAATGATCTTGGTGAACCTATCCCTATCGGGGAGGCCGAGGAATATATTTTCGGCCTGGTAATGTTGAATGATTGGTCTGCAAGAGATATACAAAAATGGGAATATGTGCCCTTAGGCCCATTTTTGGCGAAGAATTTTGCTTCATCAATTTCCCCGTGGATTGTAACTCTGGATGCCCTAGAACCTTTTAGAGTCCCGGGTCCAAAGCCTCTTAAAAAGCAACTTCCTTATCTTCAGTATAAAGGAAGCAAAAGTTACGATATACATTTAGAAGTGGCCATAAGACCTAAATCCGCTAAAGAATTAGTTGTAAGTAAGACGAATTTCAAATATATGTACTGGAATATGTCTCAGCAATTGGCTCATCATACTATTAATGGATGCCCTGTAAATTCAGGCGATATGATGGGAAGTGGAACAATTTCAGGGCCTACCCCGGATTCTTATGGATCTATGCTTGAATTGACTTGGAAAGGTGAAAAACCTATCATTTTAAAGGATGGTAAGCAACGTACATTTATAGAAGATTTCGACACAGTAATTATGAGGGGCCATTGTGAAAAAGATGGAACAAGAATTGGCTTTGGAGAAATCTCCACTCAGTTACTTCCTGTATTCAAAAAGTAA
- a CDS encoding DUF4242 domain-containing protein produces MKILTPLLLLTIFNFSCKEVKETEGIVIEEPDTVLEVAQKPIERNMYIDVHHLGEGNVSAEAVADAHTKDLATQDKYGVKFIEYWVDEKNGNVYCVSQSPSPDAITETHKHAHGLEPNDVVLVTDGMKAGLTGKTKLFLDIHELGAGNVTADAVAEAHQKDLEFQEENNVNFINYWVDEKNGMVYCLSESPNSESVIKTHTEAHGLVPKEVIEIVRGE; encoded by the coding sequence ATGAAGATTTTAACTCCATTGCTCCTACTCACTATTTTTAATTTTTCTTGCAAGGAAGTAAAAGAAACTGAGGGGATAGTGATTGAGGAGCCCGATACCGTATTGGAAGTAGCTCAAAAACCTATAGAAAGAAATATGTATATCGATGTTCACCATTTGGGTGAAGGTAATGTTTCAGCGGAGGCCGTAGCTGATGCCCATACCAAAGATTTGGCAACACAAGATAAATATGGTGTAAAATTTATTGAATATTGGGTTGATGAAAAAAATGGAAATGTTTATTGTGTTTCACAATCGCCAAGTCCCGATGCAATAACAGAAACCCACAAACATGCCCATGGTTTAGAACCTAATGATGTGGTTCTTGTAACGGATGGTATGAAAGCAGGCCTAACGGGCAAAACTAAATTATTTTTGGATATACATGAGTTGGGAGCCGGAAACGTAACAGCCGACGCAGTGGCTGAGGCGCACCAAAAGGATCTTGAATTTCAAGAGGAAAATAATGTAAATTTTATTAATTATTGGGTTGATGAAAAAAATGGTATGGTGTATTGCCTGTCTGAATCTCCCAACTCTGAGAGTGTCATAAAAACACATACAGAAGCACATGGTTTAGTGCCTAAAGAAGTTATAGAGATAGTAAGAGGAGAGTAA
- the ytxJ gene encoding bacillithiol system redox-active protein YtxJ encodes MALFKKLFNTDSTKTIRNEFNWTEFSTENQLNSIIQDSHNGTQMLFKHSIRCFTSSMAKKQFEKSYLENNTELKFYYLDVIANRQLARIVADRLHVRHESPQLLIIRDGKVDMHASHSDISQLPLQIA; translated from the coding sequence ATGGCGCTTTTTAAAAAGCTTTTTAATACTGATTCAACTAAAACTATTCGTAATGAATTTAATTGGACTGAATTCTCGACTGAAAATCAATTAAATTCCATTATTCAAGATTCGCATAATGGCACCCAGATGCTTTTTAAGCACTCAATTAGATGCTTTACTAGCTCAATGGCCAAAAAACAGTTTGAGAAATCTTATTTAGAAAACAATACTGAACTTAAATTTTACTATTTAGATGTTATAGCCAATCGCCAATTGGCTAGGATTGTTGCAGATAGATTGCATGTCAGGCATGAATCACCTCAATTATTAATTATTAGGGATGGTAAGGTAGATATGCACGCCTCCCATAGTGACATTTCCCAGTTGCCCCTACAAATAGCATAA